In Schizosaccharomyces osmophilus chromosome 2, complete sequence, the following proteins share a genomic window:
- the svf2 gene encoding Svf1 family protein, lipocalin superfamily Svf2: MTASSYSSNANNYELIPCRELTWNLSRSHLTTQYKSFYMCFDDGSFGYIQFAYGNLGLFVKVAPLGWTYYPSKDQPDQEPIISSSTYMYRSMKVSKDHYSVDVHKHFMHFDVKAQTWHVGIEGMYDLTIQMKNDGYALTDFGQNNTGGYMEHKIFPVSSLKGSVTAHGNTRNVTGTAVFIDAMFFKDKFTNLGHTWQNSLLFDESKKNVLTCLHYFPRNTADTFRSQASLTLDDKLVAVLLKNEYSTNGASRVDGIRYQLPTHIDRVLTGSTLDDKPVRVHLASDLDKVQSITDVLNIFPKWAKDVVSIWAGLPYVFVWLQHLKAEVYIDDQIVSTLSGCHYVEQTCVHMPN, translated from the coding sequence ATGACTGCAAGTAGTTATAGCAGTAACGCAAACAACTATGAGCTTATCCCTTGTAGAGAGTTAACGTGGAACCTTTCACGATCTCATTTAACGACTCAGTACAAGTCATTTTATATGTGCTTTGACGATGGATCGTTTGGGTATATTCAATTTGCATACGGAAACCTTGGATTATTCGTAAAAGTTGCTCCCTTAGGATGGACTTACTATCCTTCAAAGGATCAACCGGACCAGGAGCCCATTATCTCCAGCTCTACGTATATGTACAGGAGTATGAAGGTTTCCAAGGATCATTACAGTGTTGACGTTCATAAACATTTCATGCATTTTGACGTGAAGGCGCAAACTTGGCATGTTGGGATTGAAGGAATGTACGATCTTACCatacaaatgaaaaacgACGGGTACGCTTTAACGGATTTTGGTCAAAACAATACTGGAGGGTACATGGAACATAAAATATTTCCAGTCAGTTCTCTTAAGGGCTCGGTCACTGCGCATGGAAACACAAGAAATGTTACTGGCACTGCTGTCTTCATTGACGCCatgttttttaaagataAATTTACCAATTTGGGACATACATGGCAAAATAGTCTATTGTTTGACGAgtccaaaaagaatgttttgACTTGTTTGCATTATTTTCCCCGAAATACAGCCGACACTTTTCGATCCCAAGCTAGTTTGACTCTGGATGACAAACTGGTTGCCGTTCTCTTGAAAAATGAGTATTCCACAAATGGCGCTTCCCGGGTGGATGGGATACGATACCAATTACCTACCCATATCGATCGGGTGCTTACAGGATCTACGCTTGACGACAAGCCTGTCCGGGTGCATCTGGCATCAGATCTTGACAAAGTTCAAAGTATCACTGATGtattaaatattttccCCAAATGGGCAAAGGATGTTGTATCTATATGGGCTGGCCTTCCTTATGTCTTTGTGTGGTTGCAGCATTTGAAAGCTGAGGTATATATAGATGACCAGATCGTTTCTACTTTGTCGGGTTGCCATTACGTGGAGCAAACTTGTGTCCATATGCccaattaa